The Microvirga thermotolerans sequence TATCGCCGGCGGATCGAGGCGCTCGGCCTCGAATTCCGCGAGTCCCGCCCGCGGGTCGAAGGCGAGGGCGCCTCGCTCTACTTCTACGACCACGACAACCACCTCTTCGAGCTCCACACCGGAACCCTGGAGGAGCGGCTGGAGCGCTACCGGCAAGGCACGAAGGGCTGAGCTCGCAGCCGCCTCAGGAGCGTTCAAAGGCTGATGCAAGTGCCCGATCCATCGAACGGCTCACCCCGTCGTTCCACCCCTCCCCGCAAGGGGGACGGCAGCGGAACGCCAACCCGCGCCGCCGCCCTCGCGGGCTTGCGCCGAACCTTGAGCGAGGCCGGATTCGAGACGGCAGCCCTCGACGCGCGGCTGCTGGTTCTCTCGGCTCTCGAGATCACGGCGACGGATCTCATCACCGATCCCGACCGCCCCTTGACGCAGGTCGAGGCCGAGACCCTCACGGACTTCGCCCGCCGCCGCCTGGCCCGCGAGCCCGTGGCGCGGATCCTGGGCGAGCGCGAGTTCTGGGGGCTGCCCTTCCGCCTGTCCCCCGAGACCCTGGTGCCGCGGCCCGACACGGAGACGGTGGTGGAGACCGCCCTTTCCCTCGTCCCCGACCGCGGCGCCCCTCTCCGGATCGTCGATTTCGGGACGGGTTCCGGCGCCCTTCTCACGGCGCTCCTGCACGAGCTTCCGCAGGCCGTGGGGATCGGGATCGACCTGTCCGAGGGTGCGGCCCGGACGGCGCGGGGCAATGCATGGGCGAACGGGGTGGGAGAGCGCAGCCTGTTCGTGGTGGCCGACTGGGCGGCGGCCCTGAAGGGCCCCTTCGACCTCGCCGTCTCCAACCCTCCCTACATCGCCTCCCCGGTGGTCGAGACCCTGGAGCCGGAGGTCAGGGATCACGATCCGCGGCTCGCCCTCGACGGCGGGCCCGACGGCCTCGCCCCCTACCGGGTGCTTCTCGGCGAGGCGGAGCGCCTCTTGGCGCCCTCCGGGCTGATGGTGCTCGAGATCGGCTACGATCAGGCGGACCCGGTGAGCCGTTTGGCCGCGGAGCGGGGCCTTGAAGCGGTGCGCCTGGCACACGATCTAGGAGGCAACCCCCGCTGCATCGCCCTGAAACGGACATGATTCGATGACAGGACGCTCTTCGTCCCCGCAGGGGATAAAGGCTGAAATATCGCTTGTTGGACCGGGCGGAACCCGCTAGATTCGATTTCAGAGATCGTCCTCGGTCGACACAAATCGGTGGAGCCCTCTGCGGGCGAATGCCGGAGACCAAACGATATCAATCGCGCAGGCAGGGGCAATTTGAGCAGCCGGGCGCGATCACTTGAACCCGACACTGAAGGATGGCCAAGGCTTTGAAAGCTGTGGCTTAACGACAGACGGTTGCCACGCGAACGGTGGGCTTTGGCCCGTTCGGTGAGACATTGGCTTGCATCGCGTGGGCTTGAAGAACCAGCGAGGGTCGTAGACCAGAATGAGACCAGGACAGAACAGGCGCATGCGCGGTCGTAACCGCAATGGAAACAAGGGGCCCAATCCCCTGACGCGGACCTACGAATCGAACGGTCCGGACGTGAAGATCCGCGGCACCGCGCAGCACATTGCCGAGAAGTACAGCCAGCTCGCCCGCGACGCCTCCGCCAGCGGCGATCCGGTGGCGGCCGAGAACTACTTCCAGCACGCGGAGCACTATTTCCGCATCATCGCGGCGGCGCAGGAGCAGCTGCGCGAGCAGTACGGCTACCAGCAGCGCTCCTTCGACGACGAGGGCGAGGACGAAGGCTTCGCCCCCGGCGAGCGCCAGCCCTATTCCAGCGGCGAGGAGACGGATCCCGGCTCGCAGCCGCAGCCCTTCGAGACGCGTCCCGAAGGCGACCGCCCGGCGCGCTTCGACCGCGAGGATCGCCAGAACCGGGGCGACCGGCGCGAGCGATTCCAGCGGGAGCGCGGCCAGCGCCAGGACGGCGCCCGCGAGGAGCAACCCCGCCTCGAATTCGACCGCCAGGAACGCGGAGAGCGCCAGGATCGCGGAGAACGCAACGGGCGCGCGCCCTTCCGCCGCGACCGCCAGCGCGACGAGGCCGAGGCGCAGGATGCGGGCGGTCTTCCCGCCTTCCTGACGAACCCGGTCCGGGCTCCCGTGGCCGATACCTCGGTCGACGAGGCCGCCCCGGCGCCTCAGGACGCCGCCAACGACGAGGAGGCCCGCCCCCGCCGCCGCACCCGGCGTCCGCGCCGGGCGCTCGCGGAGGATGCGGGCTCCGAGGCCGCGGCCGGTTTCGAGGGTATCGAGACCCCGGCGGCCGAGTAGTTCCGGCCGTTTCCGGCGCACGAATCGAAAGGGAGGGCCTCAGCCCTCCCTTTTTCATGTCCGCGCTTTGCGGCTTCCGAAGGCGCCGGCGGTCAGAGCGCGAGCGCCGCCTGCTCGGGCATGAGGGCGTCCCCCTCGGCCACGACGCCGTCCGCCAGGACCTCCGCATAGACCCCGCAATCCACGTGGCCGTAGGCCTGCATGAGGCTCTTCGGGATCTGCAGGTCGCGGGTTCCGGTGGCGGGGTCCACGTTCGTCGCCGCGCAGCGCTCGATGCGCTTCGTCACCCTCAGCCGCAGGCCGGAGGGCGCCGCCAGCACCTGGCCGACGAGGTCGAACTCGGCCCAGGGGGCGAGGCCCTCCAGGTGGAGGTTGCCGCGAAAGCGCAGGGGGTCGACCGGCGCGCCGACCGCCTCCTCCAGCGCGCGCACGCTGGCGAGGTTGATGAGCGAGACGAAGCCGCGCCGGGAATCGGTGAAGCGGAAGCCCTCGGGAGCCGCGAGGACCTTCGGCGGCCCGCGCAGTTCGGAGGGCATGAAGCGGCGGAAGAAGGCCTCGATGGCGAGGCGTCCCTCGCGGGTCGAGAGATCCCCCCGCGCCACTTCCCGCCCGCCGTCCTCGATGAACAGGGTCGTGATGGAAGCGAGATAGCGCGTCTTCAGGCGGGCCAGGCGCTCGTTGCGCATGAGCATCAGGAACTTGACCTTCGGCTGATGCTGCGGGTCGGCGGCATCGAAGCCGGAGGGACCGTTCTCGATGGCGAAGAGCCGGTCGCCGGGGAAGTAGCCCCCCTTCGTCAGGGCTGCGGAGACGAGCCTCTCGGGAGAGAGGCCCTTGACGGGATAGCGCTGGAGGGAGGCGATGCGGATGCTCATGCCTCCCCGTTAAAGGGGGCGGGGAGGCACGGCAAGGACCGCAGCACCCTTCTCCACGCCCTCATGCGGCCGCCGCAGGCCGCCCGCAGGGGCCGCAGGCAAAAGCCCCGCCTTCCGGCGGGGCTTTCGAGATCGGGGGCGGGAGGTTACGACGCGTCGCCGGAGCGTGCGACCCGGGAGCGCTTCAGCTGCGGCGTGAAGGCCGCCTCCCGGCCGCTGCTGCGGTCGAAATCCGCCATCGACGGATCCTTGCGCATACCCTCGTGGGCAGTCCGGTGGGGCGGGATATGGGCGGCCGGCTCGGCCTCCTGCTTCATCCGCAGGGCTTTCTCGGCATTGGCGCGCAGTTCCTCGCGCGCCTTCTCCGCCCGCCGCTTCTTCGGGCTGAGGCGGGACAGAGCATTCGTCAGCTTGGACAGGACCATCGTCGGCTCCTTGGCGTTTCTTCGTCTGGGTCTATTCCTTGGCGCGCGAGAGCACGTCCTCGTCGGAGGCACTGCTTGGCTTGTCGCCGTCCTCGGCCTTGTCGGGCCAGACCGGGACCCGTCCGCTCGGCGGAATCGTTCCGGTGCCGGTGGAATCGCCGTCGTCCCGTTCCGGGCCGCCGGCCTGCATGCCCTCCTGGGCGACGAAATCGTTCGCCTTCTGCGTGGTGTCGCCGAAGGTCTGCGGGGTCACGGAGGGCCTGCGCTCCATCTGGCTCTCCGGAACCGCCATGCCGAGCTCGGAATTGCGGGCCAGGTCGGCCCGGGCCTTCTCGGCATCGGAACGCGGATCGCGTGTCATGCTCACCTCCTCGAAACCTCGCGCGGGATCTCGGAGGTCAATGCGAGCCCAGCAAAGGGGTTCCCCCTCTTGTTGTGGCCGATCCGCCACACCACCTTACCTTCAGCGGATGCTTCACGAGGAAGGTCCGACATCGAAAGGACCTGCCCGGGCCGCGTGACGGACGGACAGGCTCCAGGAGGGGTGACAGATGAATTTCGAGAAATACACCGAGCGCGCGCGCGGCTTCGTGCAGGCGGCCCAGAACCTCGCCATGCGCGAGGGCCATCCGCAGCTGGCGCCCGGACATATGCTCAAGGTGCTGCTCGACGACCCGGAGGGCCTCTGCGCAGGCCTCATCGACAGGTCCGGCGGCCGCTCCCGCGAGGCGCACGCCGCGGTCGAGCAGTGGCTCGCCAAGCAGCCGAAGGTCTCCGGCGCCGCCTCGCAGCCGCAGGCGACGCGCGAGCTGATGCGCTTCTTCGACACCGCCGAGAAGGCCGCCGAGAAGGCCGGCGACTCCTACGTGACGGTCGAGCGCATGCTGCTGGCGCTCGCGCTCGAGAAGGACACCGAGGCCGGGCGCATCCTC is a genomic window containing:
- the prmC gene encoding peptide chain release factor N(5)-glutamine methyltransferase, whose protein sequence is MQVPDPSNGSPRRSTPPRKGDGSGTPTRAAALAGLRRTLSEAGFETAALDARLLVLSALEITATDLITDPDRPLTQVEAETLTDFARRRLAREPVARILGEREFWGLPFRLSPETLVPRPDTETVVETALSLVPDRGAPLRIVDFGTGSGALLTALLHELPQAVGIGIDLSEGAARTARGNAWANGVGERSLFVVADWAAALKGPFDLAVSNPPYIASPVVETLEPEVRDHDPRLALDGGPDGLAPYRVLLGEAERLLAPSGLMVLEIGYDQADPVSRLAAERGLEAVRLAHDLGGNPRCIALKRT
- a CDS encoding DUF4167 domain-containing protein, producing MRGRNRNGNKGPNPLTRTYESNGPDVKIRGTAQHIAEKYSQLARDASASGDPVAAENYFQHAEHYFRIIAAAQEQLREQYGYQQRSFDDEGEDEGFAPGERQPYSSGEETDPGSQPQPFETRPEGDRPARFDREDRQNRGDRRERFQRERGQRQDGAREEQPRLEFDRQERGERQDRGERNGRAPFRRDRQRDEAEAQDAGGLPAFLTNPVRAPVADTSVDEAAPAPQDAANDEEARPRRRTRRPRRALAEDAGSEAAAGFEGIETPAAE
- a CDS encoding MOSC domain-containing protein, whose product is MSIRIASLQRYPVKGLSPERLVSAALTKGGYFPGDRLFAIENGPSGFDAADPQHQPKVKFLMLMRNERLARLKTRYLASITTLFIEDGGREVARGDLSTREGRLAIEAFFRRFMPSELRGPPKVLAAPEGFRFTDSRRGFVSLINLASVRALEEAVGAPVDPLRFRGNLHLEGLAPWAEFDLVGQVLAAPSGLRLRVTKRIERCAATNVDPATGTRDLQIPKSLMQAYGHVDCGVYAEVLADGVVAEGDALMPEQAALAL